The Candidatus Delongbacteria bacterium genome has a segment encoding these proteins:
- a CDS encoding alkaline phosphatase, whose product MARHLRLEVRVILRSLAWLGMAALAYAGEPMDSDSTGSAIFIHPDGSGLSSWAALRLLDQGPDGQLNWDQLERMGLYRGHLANSAVSSSNGGATAHAFGVKARHKAFGSHPARPLTALSGSDRSVLLEARDAGMGTALINSGHIGEPGTAAFVANSRLRTDTDTIAVQVVRSGVDILFSGGETLLLPEGMTGHFGEPGVRKDGLDVIALARELGYSVVFTRAELLALPDSTRRVLGIFAPFHTFHDQPEESLQVKGLPLYRDDAPTVAEMLAKALALLTARGRPFLVVLEEEGTDNFANANNAAGTLEALRRADAAIGVALEHIHRHPDTLLLTAADSEAGGMDVVPVSESSLSDQLKPWDGNGAPWDGVDGRGTAPFLSAPDRFGTRHRFGICWASAEDLGGGVVARAHGLHADRLPTNTDNTDIYRMLHLTMFGRWLPADPPLHP is encoded by the coding sequence ATGGCCCGCCATCTGCGTCTGGAAGTGAGAGTCATCCTAAGGTCATTGGCTTGGCTGGGCATGGCCGCATTGGCTTATGCCGGTGAGCCAATGGACAGCGACAGCACCGGCAGCGCCATCTTCATCCACCCCGACGGCAGCGGCCTGTCCAGTTGGGCAGCCCTGCGTCTGCTGGATCAGGGACCGGACGGCCAGCTGAATTGGGACCAGTTGGAGCGCATGGGCCTGTACCGGGGCCACCTGGCCAACAGCGCCGTTTCCAGTTCCAACGGTGGCGCCACGGCACACGCGTTCGGGGTCAAGGCCCGCCACAAGGCTTTCGGTAGCCATCCGGCGCGGCCGCTCACCGCTCTCTCCGGCAGCGATCGAAGTGTGTTGCTGGAGGCGCGGGACGCGGGCATGGGAACAGCCCTCATCAACAGCGGCCACATCGGGGAGCCCGGCACGGCGGCCTTCGTGGCCAACAGCCGCCTGCGCACGGACACGGACACCATCGCCGTGCAGGTGGTGCGCAGCGGGGTGGACATCCTGTTCTCCGGCGGCGAGACCCTGCTGTTGCCCGAGGGCATGACCGGCCACTTTGGCGAACCGGGGGTGCGCAAGGACGGACTAGATGTCATCGCACTGGCCCGGGAGTTGGGCTATTCCGTGGTGTTCACACGCGCCGAGCTGCTGGCACTGCCCGACAGCACCCGACGGGTGCTGGGCATTTTCGCCCCCTTCCACACCTTCCACGACCAACCCGAGGAAAGCCTGCAGGTGAAGGGGCTGCCCCTCTACCGGGACGACGCCCCCACGGTGGCAGAAATGTTGGCCAAGGCCCTGGCCCTGCTGACCGCGCGGGGGCGGCCCTTCCTGGTCGTGCTGGAAGAAGAGGGCACGGACAACTTCGCCAACGCCAACAACGCGGCCGGCACCTTGGAGGCCCTGCGCCGGGCGGATGCGGCCATCGGCGTGGCGCTGGAGCATATCCACCGTCACCCGGACACCTTGCTGCTCACCGCGGCGGACAGCGAGGCGGGCGGCATGGACGTGGTGCCGGTGTCGGAGTCCAGCCTGTCCGATCAACTCAAGCCGTGGGACGGCAACGGAGCGCCTTGGGACGGCGTGGACGGCCGGGGCACGGCGCCCTTCCTCTCCGCCCCGGACCGCTTCGGCACCCGCCATCGCTTCGGCATTTGCTGGGCCAGTGCCGAGGATTTGGGCGGCGGCGTGGTGGCGCGGGCCCACGGCCTGCATGCGGACCGGCTACCCACCAACACGGACAACACGGACATCTATCGCATGCTGCATCTAACCATGTTCGGGCGTTGGCTGCCGGCGGATCCGCCCCTGCATCCCTGA
- the hisC gene encoding histidinol-phosphate transaminase — MSRPLVPAHIRDLMPYKPGKPIREVQQELGLEHVVKLASNENPRGASPLALEAVRRSLAELARYPDVGALELRDALAEHHQVRRENIVCGAGSESILATILRTFLEDDDELLTSEGTFVGFYVLAQSRGVTLRTVPLRDYAFDLEALAEAIGPHTRLVYLANPNNPTGTIFTRAEFGRFMQRVPEHTLVVLDEAYIDYVAPEADYPDSLLYRFDNVLTLRTFSKSHGLAGLRLGYGLAHGDLITNLMKVKLPFEPSVPAQAAGVAALADTAFLHETVRLNAAGRARLEELLHAKGLNCAPSQANFVMFPLADPEQADDFARHCLLRGVIVRPLGAFRLPHCIRVSTGLPAEIEEFGEALKAW, encoded by the coding sequence ATGTCCCGCCCGCTTGTCCCCGCCCACATCCGCGACCTGATGCCCTATAAACCCGGCAAGCCCATCCGCGAGGTGCAGCAGGAATTGGGGCTGGAACACGTGGTGAAACTGGCCTCCAACGAGAACCCACGCGGCGCCAGTCCGCTGGCGCTGGAGGCCGTGCGCCGCAGTCTGGCCGAGCTGGCGCGCTACCCGGACGTAGGCGCGCTGGAGCTGCGCGACGCGCTGGCCGAGCACCACCAGGTGCGGCGCGAGAACATCGTCTGCGGGGCGGGTTCGGAGAGCATCCTGGCCACCATCCTGCGCACCTTCCTGGAGGACGACGACGAGCTGCTCACCAGCGAGGGCACCTTCGTGGGCTTCTACGTGCTGGCCCAGAGCCGGGGCGTCACCCTGCGCACGGTGCCGCTGCGCGACTACGCCTTCGACCTGGAGGCGCTGGCCGAGGCCATCGGCCCGCACACGCGGCTGGTCTACCTGGCCAACCCCAACAACCCCACCGGGACCATCTTTACGCGGGCGGAGTTCGGCCGCTTCATGCAGCGCGTGCCCGAGCACACGCTGGTGGTGCTGGACGAGGCCTACATCGACTACGTGGCCCCGGAGGCCGATTACCCGGACAGCCTGCTCTACCGCTTCGACAACGTGCTCACCCTGCGCACCTTCTCCAAGAGCCACGGCCTGGCCGGCCTGCGGCTGGGCTACGGACTGGCCCACGGCGACCTGATCACCAACCTGATGAAGGTCAAGCTGCCCTTCGAACCCAGCGTCCCGGCCCAGGCGGCGGGCGTGGCCGCGCTGGCCGACACGGCCTTCCTCCACGAAACCGTCCGCCTGAACGCCGCGGGCCGCGCGCGGCTGGAAGAGCTGCTCCACGCCAAGGGCCTGAACTGCGCGCCCAGCCAGGCCAACTTCGTCATGTTCCCGCTGGCCGACCCCGAACAGGCCGACGACTTCGCGCGCCACTGCCTGCTGCGCGGCGTGATCGTCCGGCCGCTGGGCGCCTTCCGGCTGCCGCACTGCATCCGCGTCTCCACCGGCCTGCCCGCGGAGATCGAGGAGTTCGGCGAGGCGCTCAAGGCCTGGTAG
- a CDS encoding RimK family protein — MDVLIVVNNPADWPLSTAKVELMAARDYLTSPAAIERKNLRIFNLCRSYRYQSTGYYVSLLAEARGHRPFPDLTTIQDLKSSAMLRLHSEELDEDIQRALAGLRSKEFTLSIYFGRNLARKYDRLCQQLFKSFQAPFLQAQFSWHEAEQRWHLQSIRPLAASEIPAEHLSFVHERILDFFAGSQRVTRPRHRWRYDLAILWDEQAVQRPSNARAIRHFVRAAESLDLATEVISRDDGGRLAEFDALFIRDTTNVHHYTYRWARRAVAQGLVVVDDPVSILKCSNKVFLAELLQKHRLATPRTLICYKEIGPDVERELGLPIILKQPDSSFSQGVVKAESLEELQVEAQRMFAKSDLLIAQSYLPTTFDWRVGIFDRQPIFVCRYHMADKHWQIVRHDDETGDPTYGRVDSIPVEHAPTPLMKIALKAANLIGDGLYGVDIKQIGDQFVVIEVNDNPNIDAGFEDEILKDELYLRIMRVFLRRIEQSKTGGWSA; from the coding sequence ATGGATGTCCTGATCGTCGTGAACAACCCGGCCGACTGGCCGCTCTCCACCGCCAAGGTGGAGCTGATGGCCGCCCGCGACTACCTCACCAGTCCGGCGGCCATCGAGCGCAAGAACCTGCGGATCTTCAACCTCTGCCGCTCCTACCGCTACCAGAGCACGGGCTACTACGTCAGCCTGCTGGCGGAGGCCCGCGGCCACCGGCCCTTCCCGGACCTGACCACCATCCAGGACCTGAAGAGCAGCGCCATGCTGCGCCTGCACTCGGAGGAGCTGGACGAGGACATCCAGCGCGCCCTGGCCGGGCTGCGCTCCAAGGAATTCACGCTCAGCATCTACTTCGGCCGCAACCTGGCACGCAAGTACGACCGGCTCTGCCAGCAACTCTTCAAGTCCTTCCAGGCGCCCTTCCTGCAGGCGCAGTTCTCCTGGCACGAGGCCGAGCAGCGATGGCACCTGCAGAGCATCCGGCCCCTGGCCGCCAGCGAGATTCCCGCCGAGCACCTGAGCTTCGTGCACGAACGCATCCTGGACTTCTTCGCCGGCAGCCAGCGTGTGACACGGCCCCGCCACCGCTGGCGCTACGACCTGGCCATCCTTTGGGACGAGCAGGCCGTCCAGCGGCCCTCCAACGCCCGGGCCATCCGCCACTTCGTCCGCGCGGCGGAGTCCCTCGACCTGGCCACCGAGGTGATCTCGCGTGACGATGGCGGCCGGCTGGCGGAGTTCGACGCGCTGTTCATCCGTGACACAACCAACGTCCACCACTACACCTACCGCTGGGCGCGCCGGGCCGTGGCCCAGGGTCTGGTGGTGGTGGACGACCCGGTCTCCATCCTCAAGTGCTCCAACAAGGTCTTCCTGGCCGAGCTGCTGCAGAAGCACCGGCTGGCCACGCCGCGCACGCTGATCTGCTACAAGGAAATCGGCCCGGACGTGGAGCGCGAACTGGGCCTGCCCATCATCCTCAAGCAGCCCGACTCGAGTTTCTCCCAAGGCGTGGTGAAGGCGGAGAGCCTGGAGGAGCTCCAGGTCGAGGCACAACGCATGTTCGCCAAGAGCGACTTGCTCATCGCCCAGTCCTACCTGCCCACCACCTTCGACTGGCGGGTGGGGATCTTCGACCGCCAGCCGATCTTCGTCTGCCGCTACCACATGGCGGACAAGCACTGGCAGATCGTGCGCCACGACGACGAGACCGGCGATCCCACCTACGGCCGGGTGGACTCGATCCCTGTCGAGCACGCGCCCACGCCGCTGATGAAGATCGCCCTCAAGGCGGCCAATCTGATCGGCGACGGGCTTTACGGCGTGGACATCAAACAGATCGGCGACCAGTTCGTGGTCATCGAGGTCAACGACAATCCCAACATCGACGCCGGCTTCGAGGACGAGATCCTCAAGGACGAACTTTACCTGCGGATCATGCGCGTCTTCCTGCGCCGCATCGAACAGAGCAAGACGGGAGGCTGGAGCGCATGA
- a CDS encoding glutamate-cysteine ligase family protein produces the protein MTPGLLTGFGLELEHIIVDARSLDPLPLADRLLAAAAAEPGARTDGEPGAAVDDVEFAAPGADEAGVFGWSNELVLHVVEFKTVGPVPALSGLAAGFQQQVSLANRLLEPLGARLLPGAMHPWLDPERDTRLWPHGHREIYAAYDRIFGCRGHGWSNLQSAHLNLAFSGDAEFARLHAAVRLLLPLIPALAASSPVLDGRLTGWLDRRLDVYRGNQARIPSIAGLVVPEPVWNRRDYEERIFRRIWADIAPLDPEGLLQHEWLNSRGAIARYDRMALEIRVVDVQECPAADEAVAAAIVQGLDWLIQERWAPLAAQQALDTETLAAQLWVCARDGERARVTDPALLACFGVSHPLEAGELWRRILAERPRLDDEQSGNLDLILERGPLARRLLEALGPEPDRPRLREVWGELADCLAQGRLFLP, from the coding sequence ATGACCCCGGGCCTGCTGACGGGCTTCGGCCTGGAGCTGGAGCACATCATCGTGGACGCCCGCTCGCTGGATCCGTTGCCCCTGGCGGACCGGCTGCTGGCCGCCGCCGCCGCCGAACCCGGCGCGCGGACGGATGGCGAGCCCGGCGCGGCCGTGGACGACGTGGAGTTCGCCGCTCCCGGAGCGGATGAGGCGGGCGTCTTCGGCTGGTCCAACGAGCTGGTGCTGCACGTGGTGGAATTCAAGACCGTCGGCCCCGTCCCCGCGCTGAGCGGGCTGGCGGCGGGCTTCCAACAGCAGGTGTCGCTGGCCAATCGGTTGCTGGAGCCGTTGGGGGCGCGCCTCCTGCCCGGCGCCATGCACCCCTGGCTGGACCCGGAGCGGGACACGCGACTCTGGCCCCACGGCCACCGCGAGATCTACGCCGCCTACGACCGCATCTTTGGCTGCCGGGGCCACGGCTGGAGCAACCTGCAGAGCGCGCACCTGAATCTGGCCTTCTCGGGCGACGCCGAGTTTGCGCGCCTGCACGCCGCCGTGCGCCTGCTGCTGCCGCTGATTCCCGCCTTGGCCGCCAGCTCGCCCGTGCTCGATGGACGTCTCACGGGCTGGCTGGACCGCCGCCTGGACGTCTACCGCGGCAACCAGGCCCGCATCCCGTCCATCGCCGGCCTGGTCGTGCCCGAGCCCGTCTGGAACCGCCGGGACTACGAGGAGCGCATCTTCCGACGGATCTGGGCCGACATCGCACCGCTGGACCCGGAGGGTCTCCTCCAGCATGAGTGGCTGAACTCCCGCGGGGCCATCGCCCGCTACGACCGGATGGCGCTGGAGATCCGCGTGGTGGACGTGCAGGAGTGCCCGGCGGCGGACGAGGCCGTGGCCGCGGCCATCGTGCAGGGGCTGGACTGGTTGATCCAGGAGCGCTGGGCGCCGCTGGCCGCGCAGCAGGCCCTGGACACCGAGACCCTGGCGGCGCAGCTCTGGGTCTGCGCGCGCGACGGTGAGCGCGCCCGAGTCACCGATCCCGCCCTGTTGGCCTGTTTCGGTGTGTCACACCCGCTGGAGGCGGGCGAACTCTGGCGCCGGATCCTGGCCGAACGCCCGCGGCTGGATGACGAGCAATCGGGCAACCTGGATCTCATCCTCGAGCGCGGCCCGCTGGCCCGCCGGCTGCTGGAGGCGCTGGGGCCCGAGCCGGACCGGCCGCGCCTGCGGGAGGTGTGGGGGGAATTGGCGGACTGCCTGGCGCAGGGACGGCTCTTCCTGCCCTAG
- a CDS encoding ABC transporter ATP-binding protein, translating to MSALRKVLRWFAPYWRKQRRGMGLVLLLTALGVAASTTYPLIFKFVLDELVQQGDPLSARQWVLALLGAGLLQQILQWLLPVSRAAQNLENAMEIRLGLFRRILRKTAAFFSRFRSGDLVTRLTDDIDVEDKLAWYSCSGVFRPIEAILRLVFSLIVMMSLDWRLTLFSVAPLPLVVWLMTRTEHLQEKHYGERQKRTSETVDVLESAFSGVRIVLSYAAEKAQDALFQTALERRMKSEKNVLTLRAVLEGLGSLLNQSGVVIVLFVGGGYLISGRISLGDFYAFVAYLGSLTGPLWTISWFFVSTNVVSSSVDRMSQVEALPEREPGRAAPDDAQCLHLSGLSFAWTPEGPPLLDNLSLVLARGETVAVVGPVGCGKTTLLELAAGIQEPGAGEVRLDGTPVQQLTSAVRSRRLGWVPQESLLFSGEVADNVSLGRAGLEQAQVEAALAVACVETEFPPGRRIEQGGVGLSGGQRGRVALARAVAARPDFLLLDDATSALDATTERRFWERLRDQLPETGVLVATHREATARVADRVLWLEQGRILHQGRHDELLSREPGYRELFAKE from the coding sequence ATGAGCGCGCTGCGCAAAGTGCTGCGCTGGTTCGCCCCCTACTGGCGCAAACAGCGGCGCGGGATGGGCCTGGTGCTGCTGCTGACCGCCCTGGGCGTGGCGGCCAGCACGACCTATCCGCTGATTTTCAAGTTCGTGCTGGACGAGCTGGTGCAGCAGGGCGACCCGCTCAGCGCGCGCCAGTGGGTGCTGGCCCTGCTGGGCGCCGGGCTGCTCCAGCAGATCCTCCAGTGGCTGCTGCCCGTCTCACGCGCGGCGCAGAACCTCGAAAACGCGATGGAGATCCGGCTGGGCCTGTTCCGCCGAATCCTGCGCAAGACGGCGGCCTTCTTCTCCCGCTTCCGCTCCGGCGATCTGGTCACGCGCCTCACGGACGACATCGACGTGGAGGACAAGCTGGCCTGGTACTCGTGCTCGGGCGTGTTCCGTCCCATCGAGGCCATCCTGCGGCTGGTGTTCTCGCTGATCGTGATGATGAGCCTGGACTGGCGCCTGACCCTGTTCAGCGTGGCGCCGCTGCCGCTGGTGGTCTGGCTGATGACGCGCACCGAGCACCTTCAGGAGAAGCATTACGGCGAGCGCCAGAAGCGCACCAGCGAGACCGTGGACGTGCTGGAGTCGGCCTTCAGCGGCGTGCGCATCGTGCTCTCCTACGCGGCCGAGAAGGCCCAGGACGCCCTGTTCCAGACGGCCCTGGAGCGGCGGATGAAGAGCGAGAAGAACGTGCTGACCCTGCGCGCCGTGCTCGAGGGGCTGGGCTCGCTGCTCAACCAGAGCGGCGTGGTCATCGTGCTCTTCGTGGGCGGCGGCTACCTGATCAGCGGGCGGATCTCGCTGGGCGATTTCTACGCGTTCGTGGCCTACCTGGGCAGCCTGACGGGGCCGCTCTGGACCATCTCGTGGTTCTTCGTCTCCACCAACGTGGTCTCCAGCAGCGTGGACCGCATGTCCCAGGTGGAGGCGCTGCCCGAGCGCGAGCCGGGCCGCGCGGCGCCGGACGACGCGCAATGCCTGCATCTGAGCGGCCTGAGCTTCGCCTGGACGCCCGAGGGTCCGCCGCTGCTGGACAACCTGAGCCTGGTGCTGGCGCGCGGCGAGACCGTGGCCGTGGTGGGTCCGGTGGGCTGCGGCAAGACCACGCTGCTCGAACTGGCAGCGGGGATCCAGGAGCCGGGGGCGGGCGAGGTGCGGCTGGACGGGACCCCCGTGCAGCAGCTGACCTCCGCCGTGCGCAGCCGTCGGCTGGGCTGGGTGCCCCAGGAGAGCCTGCTCTTCTCGGGCGAGGTCGCGGACAACGTGAGCCTGGGCCGGGCCGGGCTGGAGCAGGCCCAGGTGGAGGCCGCCCTGGCCGTGGCCTGCGTGGAGACGGAGTTCCCTCCCGGCCGGCGCATCGAACAAGGCGGCGTGGGACTCTCCGGCGGCCAGCGTGGCCGGGTGGCCCTGGCGCGGGCCGTGGCTGCGCGGCCGGACTTCCTCCTGCTGGACGACGCCACAAGCGCCCTGGACGCCACCACCGAGCGCCGCTTCTGGGAACGCCTGCGCGACCAGCTGCCCGAGACCGGCGTGCTGGTGGCCACCCATCGCGAGGCCACCGCCCGGGTGGCCGACCGCGTGCTCTGGCTGGAGCAGGGCCGGATCCTGCACCAGGGCCGCCACGACGAACTGCTGTCCCGTGAGCCGGGCTACCGCGAGCTCTTCGCCAAGGAGTAG
- a CDS encoding ABC transporter ATP-binding protein, translated as MWWDRDNETEAQAGALPTWGMLRRVHPYVRPHLPRFGLALLLALAGVGLMLLQPVIFKRIVDVDYPAKDMGGLLTSVGVYTALLALGTLFSGLATVLLGRGGVEVVNVIKRDLFAKALALGLPWLESKPVGTLVSRIESDSQRLVNLTSTMAVRILSATVMIFGSVLVVSRVDHRLFLICAAVLPVMVGGTWFIFGRMRARFREERRQYAKITGEVAELAPAARLIQALGVEAWAEERLAGHNRGYKRFVVRLNLLEYSLWGGMGLMQILMTCLALWLGSAWIADGSMSAGTLVMFAQYAGMIYWPIIELSEQLAEIQRAGGAADRIFTMLDTPPTVPAPADPKPLPARAGRAGRLEFQSVSFEYEAGKPVLTDFNLVVEPGETVALVGPTGGGKSTILNLVTRLRDVSAGRILLDGTDIREFDPREYRRLFGLVLQDLYLFPASVEDNLRAFRPEVPAERVREAARVAGIEEEILRRPQGYAAVLAERGADLSYGQRQLLALARALAVDPPILVLDEATSSVDPRTERHIQRTLELLTRGRTTLVVAHRLSTVRHADRILVVRGGTVAEQGRHAELLALDGLYAELLRTQQAHHGAAAILPGPDEGETEAAA; from the coding sequence ATGTGGTGGGACCGCGACAACGAGACGGAGGCCCAGGCGGGCGCGCTGCCCACCTGGGGCATGCTCCGCCGCGTCCATCCCTACGTGCGGCCGCACCTGCCCCGCTTCGGGCTGGCCCTGCTGCTGGCGCTGGCCGGCGTGGGCCTGATGCTGCTCCAGCCGGTGATCTTCAAGCGCATCGTGGACGTGGACTACCCGGCCAAGGACATGGGCGGGCTGCTGACCAGCGTGGGCGTCTACACGGCCTTGCTGGCGCTGGGCACGCTGTTCTCCGGGTTGGCCACGGTGCTGCTGGGGCGGGGCGGCGTGGAAGTCGTGAACGTGATCAAGCGCGACCTCTTCGCCAAGGCGCTGGCGCTGGGCCTGCCCTGGCTTGAGTCCAAGCCCGTGGGCACGCTGGTCTCGCGCATCGAGTCCGACAGCCAGCGGCTGGTCAACCTCACCTCCACCATGGCCGTACGCATCCTCAGCGCCACGGTGATGATCTTCGGCAGCGTGCTCGTCGTCTCCCGCGTGGACCACCGGCTCTTCCTGATCTGCGCCGCCGTTCTGCCCGTGATGGTGGGCGGCACCTGGTTCATCTTCGGCCGGATGCGCGCGCGCTTCCGCGAGGAGCGCCGCCAGTACGCCAAGATCACGGGCGAGGTGGCGGAGTTGGCCCCCGCGGCGCGGCTGATCCAGGCCTTGGGCGTGGAGGCCTGGGCCGAGGAGCGCCTGGCCGGGCACAACCGCGGCTACAAGCGCTTCGTGGTCCGGCTCAACCTGCTGGAGTACTCGCTCTGGGGCGGGATGGGCCTGATGCAGATCCTGATGACCTGCCTGGCCCTCTGGCTGGGCAGCGCCTGGATCGCCGACGGGAGCATGAGCGCGGGCACGCTGGTGATGTTCGCCCAGTACGCGGGCATGATCTACTGGCCGATCATCGAGCTCTCCGAGCAACTGGCCGAGATCCAGCGCGCCGGCGGCGCGGCGGACCGCATCTTCACCATGCTGGACACGCCGCCCACGGTGCCAGCGCCGGCCGATCCCAAGCCGCTGCCCGCGCGGGCCGGGCGGGCCGGGCGGCTGGAGTTCCAGTCCGTCTCCTTCGAGTACGAGGCCGGCAAGCCCGTGCTGACGGACTTCAACCTGGTGGTGGAACCCGGCGAGACCGTGGCCCTGGTGGGGCCCACCGGCGGCGGCAAGAGCACGATCCTCAATCTGGTGACCCGTCTGCGGGACGTGAGCGCGGGACGCATCCTGCTGGACGGGACGGACATCCGCGAGTTCGATCCGCGCGAGTACCGGCGGCTCTTCGGCCTGGTGCTGCAGGACCTCTACCTCTTCCCGGCCAGCGTGGAGGACAACCTGCGCGCCTTCCGGCCCGAGGTGCCCGCCGAGCGCGTGCGCGAGGCTGCGCGGGTGGCGGGAATCGAGGAGGAGATCCTGCGCCGGCCCCAGGGCTACGCCGCCGTGCTGGCAGAGCGCGGCGCCGACCTGTCCTACGGCCAGCGTCAGCTGCTGGCCCTGGCCCGCGCGCTGGCGGTGGATCCGCCGATCCTGGTGCTGGACGAGGCCACCAGCAGCGTGGATCCGCGCACGGAGCGCCACATCCAACGCACGCTGGAGCTGCTGACCCGGGGCCGCACGACGCTGGTGGTGGCGCACCGACTCTCCACCGTACGGCACGCCGACCGCATCCTGGTGGTGCGCGGCGGCACGGTGGCCGAGCAGGGGCGGCACGCCGAGCTGCTGGCCCTGGACGGCCTCTACGCCGAGTTGCTGCGCACCCAGCAGGCGCATCACGGCGCGGCGGCCATCCTGCCCGGACCCGACGAGGGCGAGACGGAGGCGGCGGCATGA
- a CDS encoding DMT family transporter → MTPRFKAELNLALMCVIWGSTFSLVRESLSGTDPWLFLSLRFGLAIPACLLIFGRQLDLRDAVTRRRGLGLGVVLFLAFLTQTLGLQTISASRSGFLTALYIVLVPLLLAAWNLRRPSARSLGAAGVSLAGVALLSGLSLGGEPLVLGPGEFLTLLCALLFALQILLADRLPVAGKVWSLHFWQIATVAALSLAGWLLLGEARMRLDSQLAVSLFINSVFGTVVALGLQLRYQPDTTPERAALVYSFEPVFAALMAVWILGEKLGPLEWLGGGLILLALRLADPGPAETHPGPV, encoded by the coding sequence ATGACCCCGCGCTTCAAGGCGGAACTCAACCTGGCGCTGATGTGCGTGATCTGGGGCAGCACCTTCTCGCTGGTGCGCGAGAGCCTCTCCGGCACGGATCCCTGGCTCTTCCTCAGTCTGCGCTTCGGGCTGGCGATTCCCGCCTGTCTGCTGATCTTCGGCCGCCAGCTCGACCTGCGCGACGCCGTCACCCGGCGCCGCGGCCTGGGCCTGGGCGTCGTGCTCTTCCTGGCTTTCCTCACCCAGACCCTGGGGCTGCAGACCATCAGCGCCTCGCGCTCGGGCTTCCTCACGGCGCTCTACATCGTGCTGGTCCCGCTGCTGCTGGCCGCCTGGAATCTGCGCCGGCCCTCGGCGCGCTCGCTGGGCGCGGCGGGCGTTTCCCTGGCGGGCGTGGCCCTGCTCAGCGGCCTGAGCCTGGGGGGCGAGCCGCTGGTCCTGGGCCCGGGCGAATTCTTGACCCTGCTCTGCGCCCTGCTGTTTGCGCTGCAGATCCTGCTGGCCGACCGGCTGCCCGTGGCGGGCAAGGTCTGGAGCCTGCACTTCTGGCAGATCGCCACCGTGGCCGCGCTCTCGCTGGCGGGCTGGCTGCTGCTGGGCGAGGCGCGGATGCGCCTGGACAGCCAGCTGGCGGTCTCGCTCTTCATCAACAGCGTGTTCGGCACGGTGGTGGCGCTGGGCCTGCAGCTGCGCTACCAGCCGGACACCACGCCGGAGCGGGCCGCCCTGGTCTACTCCTTCGAGCCGGTCTTCGCCGCGCTGATGGCCGTCTGGATCCTGGGGGAGAAGCTGGGCCCGCTGGAGTGGCTGGGCGGCGGCCTGATCCTGCTGGCCCTGCGCCTGGCTGATCCCGGGCCGGCGGAGACTCATCCTGGTCCGGTCTGA
- a CDS encoding alpha/beta hydrolase: MEARCHWIATPAGRLHVEEWGPPDGRVLLLLHHGGDGFAHGPWPAPFPDLITAAPPWRLLRVDRLGYGLSDPRPAGFPAGFFQTDLEQLELVLQALAPAGPLTLAGTSDGGTLALLAAARWPERVAGVAVEGAHYRTEPASMIPTLLDMQRRFQEKHGPPHAAEPPQHATLRAWFSGWLEICAQGWSIAAELAAVRCPVTVLQGELDGVVEDRHAFELAALLGGPTRVRILPGGAHLSQRSHPEAWADWLLEFLGDPPGADSRA; this comes from the coding sequence ATGGAAGCCCGCTGTCACTGGATCGCCACGCCGGCCGGCCGCCTGCACGTGGAGGAATGGGGTCCGCCTGACGGCCGGGTGCTGCTCCTGCTGCACCACGGCGGGGACGGCTTCGCCCACGGACCCTGGCCCGCGCCCTTTCCCGACCTGATCACGGCTGCGCCTCCCTGGCGCCTGCTGCGCGTGGACCGGCTGGGCTACGGACTCAGCGACCCGCGTCCGGCCGGCTTTCCCGCCGGCTTCTTCCAAACCGATCTGGAGCAGCTGGAACTCGTGCTGCAGGCCCTGGCGCCGGCGGGTCCGCTGACCCTGGCGGGCACCAGCGACGGCGGCACCCTGGCTCTGCTGGCCGCCGCCCGCTGGCCGGAGCGCGTGGCGGGCGTGGCCGTGGAAGGGGCCCACTACCGCACGGAACCGGCCAGCATGATCCCCACCCTGCTGGACATGCAGCGCCGCTTTCAGGAGAAGCACGGCCCTCCGCACGCCGCCGAACCGCCCCAGCACGCCACCCTGCGCGCCTGGTTCTCGGGCTGGCTGGAGATCTGCGCGCAGGGCTGGAGCATCGCGGCGGAACTGGCCGCCGTGCGCTGCCCCGTGACCGTGCTCCAGGGTGAGTTGGACGGCGTGGTGGAGGATCGGCACGCGTTCGAGCTGGCCGCCCTGCTGGGTGGACCGACCCGTGTGCGCATCCTGCCGGGCGGCGCGCACCTCAGCCAGCGCAGCCACCCGGAGGCCTGGGCGGACTGGTTGCTGGAGTTCCTGGGCGACCCGCCCGGCGCGGATTCCCGCGCATGA
- a CDS encoding MauE/DoxX family redox-associated membrane protein, translating to MSRRPSTSALILVWACRLVLGGLFLFAAYGKILNPAEFAAAIRKFHVLPYDWSNLPAIVLPWIEGLAALLLITGPWRRGAVVWLGGLLVGFLGLFAWVLIMGLDVDCGCFGKLGVYMSVLAGDVGWKSILRNLVLLGMAGWIWRHDLRHARR from the coding sequence ATGAGTCGTCGTCCCTCCACGTCCGCGCTGATTCTGGTCTGGGCCTGCCGGCTGGTGCTGGGCGGGCTCTTTCTCTTCGCCGCCTACGGCAAGATCCTCAACCCGGCGGAGTTCGCCGCCGCCATCCGCAAATTCCATGTGCTGCCCTACGACTGGAGCAACCTGCCGGCCATCGTCCTGCCCTGGATCGAGGGGCTGGCGGCGCTGCTGTTGATCACGGGTCCCTGGCGGCGCGGCGCCGTGGTCTGGCTGGGCGGCCTGCTGGTGGGCTTCCTGGGACTGTTTGCCTGGGTGCTGATCATGGGCCTGGACGTGGACTGCGGCTGCTTCGGCAAACTGGGCGTCTACATGAGCGTGCTGGCCGGAGACGTGGGCTGGAAGTCCATCCTGCGCAATCTGGTCCTGCTGGGCATGGCGGGCTGGATCTGGCGGCACGATCTGCGCCACGCGCGGCGCTGA